TCTGATAAACTTTAACGTATGTCCGTTTTTGTAACGGCTACATGATCGACCGTGCCCCCATCAATCAAATTGGGTTTACCCCGGACAAATGAGGAGCGCTCCCGGGCGATTCATCTTGTATTTATCATTTTTAGAAAGGTGGATAAAAAGCTTTATGCGGAAACCAATGTAAATACACCACATTGATCGGCCTCAGGGCAGAGGCAGTAAAAACATGTTTTGCTTTATCACATTACCATGTTaacaaatataggtaccttaACGTTCCTTTAAGGGGCACTACACGCAGGGTCTCTTCTTACGCGTGCTAAAATTAAAATGGCGTACTTCAATTAGATTGAAAACGCATTCGATCGTacactttaaaataaattgaacgTCGGCTTTCTGGTAGGTGCCTTACTATACCACTCTTCCAGCTTGAATCAATCGGGAAATGTTCTGAACATTTTATTAacatcataaaatatttttctccaGAAAAATAAACGCAATAAATTCAGTCGATGTTTTTAAATCGATTACAACATGTGAAATGTAGCGGAAACCAGCGCAAACGTATTTACGCCTAAATCGTTCCTGCTTGCAATCTCCATATTTATTCACGGAGGAGAGGTTTATTCGCTATCATCTAACATCTACTGaaccatttaaataaaaatcctgTCCATTCAAGCTTCACtcatttttaaataggtacaaataCAACTATGGAAATACCGCTCGTGCCtatttttgaatttaataaaacGATGAATGAcgtgaaaaaattataaattttgcaTTAGCTACCAAAATAGGTATGTGATTTCAGAGTTgggcaaaatttattcgaataaCGATTAAAATTAACCGATTTAATCGCGAGCGACGATTAAAAGTGGCGATTAATTAGTTTTATTCGAAGAGCTTCGATTAACATTAGTCGCGATTAAATTAATCGTCGACTAATTTCCGCGATTAATTTTTTCATTCGACTAATTTTCTCTCGATTAATTTTAggaaccatcgcccacactgttaactgtacatcggtggaccttatgccttttgtaataaggtctttgttgttttataggtttcagggagtgcagaattcgaaaatgatgaccattttggaatccaaaatgtctaccgtgcactttgacataaaagtcgtcatgggtgtcgttttataggtttcagggagtgcagaattcgaaaatgatgacagttttggaatccgacacgtctgccgtgcactttaacataaaagtcgtcatgggtgtggtTTTATAGatttcagggagtgcagaattcgaaaatgatgaccattttggaatcaaacatgtctgccgtgcactttgacacttgggtgaccgagcttcgcttggaaaacatataataactcggacatgcgcgttttcccagagataaaacctagctagatcgatttttcgcccccgaaaacccctatataccaaatttcatcgaaatcgttagagccgtttccgagatccccgaaattatatatatatataaataaataaataaacaagaattgatcgtttaaaggtattagattagatagatagataagatTGATCTTAGTTTGTAATTAAAAGTGTCAAAGAGTATTtattcgggttattcccactagttaccaccaagttgttaccagtggtaactactgggatttttttcccaccttttaccactggtaactactgggaaaaattattcccagtagttaccaccaaaattttgttagagttaaatactaataaaagagtataaaaatAGAAtggtataaatatataatgattttgaattacctaataaaatcacttgaaaaataatctaaatggattattaaatttatcttacatattttatagtttttgtactagtaccggttaaactgtttcaatatttttggtcacgtttaaggcagtttactaaaacactaatcgacttataattgtatattaaatcattctagatttatactatacttttttatactgtttttattaatattttaaatctaacaaaattttggtggtaattactgggaataaaaattcccagtagttaccactaaaccgacttggtggtaactactgggaataatttttcccagtagttaccagtggtaaaaggtgggaaaaaaattcccagtagttaccactggtaacaacttggtggtaactagtgggaataacccatttATTCTACAACTGCGGCGTTATTAGTGTTCTACAACCTGGAGACGCTGATTTACAGATGCGGCAGATGCCTAAAATTCGTCGACATGAAAGTAGGTTATTTGCTCTACCCTGCATAACAGCCTTAGtcagtttgaatttggaatttattACAGATGAGAGGAGTGTTCCAATGGCTGTTAAAGCTGGTATTTCGTGGAGAATAGTAGGTGTTTTTGTGATGTGCATGATTATTTTTATCCCGAATGCTATGGTGACAATTATTTGTCATTGCAAAATCTGTGCAACGTAAACTTGAtccaatcaaaatattttatatgatcTGTGATTTAGTTTTGCCACGTTTTGCATTTGATTGTTTGTTATCATTCAAGTCAAATTTTACATCGTtctgttaaaaataaaagttggtCGGTTGGTCGTCAATGTCACTTTACTACTGTatacattttcacctcagcagctcgaacaagacagtgagcaaaatgcgactttgctcactgtttttaagtagcaaagtacccttgttcgagctgctgaggtgaaaacttaattgttggtatatcttaagaaaacatgagtgaatagaggtaagtgatgaagaaggaatacatttttcgggttctctaatatgttctcactgctgaggtgaaaaattttgtgaactacacgagatcaaagttatttacatctcgtgcgcttttgagtcccttactacgctcaaaatTCTAAAtaagattcactcgctacgctcgtgaatctagtatagaatctttcgcttgcacgggactcaaaatcagcactcgaagaaatatcaaactttgatctcttgttgtacaaataactatttccataTCGGTATCGAATCTCATGCATCAAGCCCAGCAACATTAATCCCGCGCGTTCATCATTCTGATTTCTCGCCCAAGTGCTTGCCGCATTCAACCTCAAAAATCGTGTCTATCTCATATAAATCATTTGAAAAGCTTCCTCTATATATTTGTCAACGTTTGTACAAGTTGTTGAGCGATCGCCACTCATTAGCGGGGCTCCATCTTGGGCCATTGAGGGCAGGCTTATTTGTCCGATGGGTCTTGATAAATGGAAATGTCTTGGCCACTCCATCATAATGTAGTAGAGGCTAATGTAAGTGGACGGTCCTTGGTATAGAGGCGATGTATGGACACACACACGGACGTATTATTTAAATAGACGGCGCGTGTATAGCGAATTTTAAGTGTGCCAGGAATGAGAATACGACTTCACAAGGGGTTTTTTTAACTGTTAAATGATTAATTTGCTAAGCGACCGATCccaaacattttaaaattaataatcattcgaatttcttaatttttttatgggcCAAGAGTACGTCGTGCCATGCTAAGCTTAGGGTCCGTAGTTACCCTGCCATCACAATATTATAGGCTACTATaggattaaaacaaaataataataataaaaaaaaaatgcattaacGACCATGGAGCAAAGCTGCGGGCGGACAAACACACGGACATGGCGACACTATAATAAGGAACCTTACGAAGTTGAATGTCTGTTACGCATATTCGACCATGTGTGTTGATcgattatgagtaggtattattaaCTACAAGTAAAAAAACATGGATAGGTATCAAaagctacatttttttttcattacacATCATACAAGTAACTTCACTtcttgtgagtgtgtgacttgtgttattacaaaaatacaacaGAACTCCCCAAACCGTTCATAATgataagtataggtatatgtGATAAAATCTATATTTAATCCCattatagcaaaataaattaCACATAAAACCTTTGTGAGCTAAAAGTGACCTTTTggtaaaaaaaaccattttattttatttataggtagcTACGTTACATACACAATTATACAGTACGTTACTAAAACTGTGTTTAGATGGTACACGTATAGTCGTAGCAAGAGGACTCCTGCTGCCGTCGCTCGTCACTGCCTACGCGGATGTTTGAAGAGGGACTGGACTCCCAGAGGCCTGGTGTCTCGATTATCTACAAAACATTTTGGCATAATGGAATTATCACTCGACAAAAATCcagataatataataaaattctgAATGTCCACATACAAACCTCTGAGAGAGATCTGCTAACTCCACATGTTTCAATGGCGAGATGTTCTATGAAACAAAGCTATGGCCTATTGGTGGGATTTTCAAAtccatttttttaatatttgcatTTGAAATTCCGGACGAAACTGACACACGAATGATTAATTTATGCTTGAAAATATTagctatttaaattatcacATAAGTTTCGCTTGATTTGAAATTACTACCTATAGGTGTATAGCATTTATAACAACTCGTGACTTTTTGCagcattttagtataaaatgcAATATTCATTGATATGAACAATATAGCAATGTCACAAGCTGACACAAAACAATGTGGAACTGCGCCATCACCCCAAAACTAGACAGTTACCTTTTGTACTAACTCCTCGAATGCCAAGTTGATACCTTCCTGGGTCTTGGCACTGCTCTCAATGAAGAGCATTCTATGCTTTTGTGCAAAGTCCTGGCCAGCTTCCCTGGTCACTTGCCGAGCCTGAATGATGAAAAATTTAAGATAAGGCTTTACACGACAAACAAAAAGTTATGAACTAATTGAATTATGCTATACAACTTAATCATTAATCAATAGGTTACACAActtaatcaaataaaagagttttatttcatgaggaACTACCATAGTAACCAAACACAATGTTATGAACTAAGTTTTaaagtttacataaattatgtataatattaatgaGATGTAAGGAAAATACTAATAAACAGAAAGGTAAAAATTTGCCTTACCTTGTCTATCTTATTGCCAACAACTAAACAAACTATGTTCTTCTTGGTAGAGTAGACCTGCAGTTCTTCTACCCATTCTTTTAGTTTAGCTAGTGACTTTGGGTCTGATACATCATATACTAATATAGCACCATGCGCTTCTCTGCAACAAGGCAACATTATTCGTTTACATCTTGCAATTTGCGACTTAGCCTACACCATCTGACATGTGTCATCATGACAATACAGCCAGGGTAGGAATAACTTGTAGCTTGATGAATTCGTACGTGACACTCCCGAAATGAAGTGTGTGGGCAGCGGAGCTGTCACTCTCTTTCATCCCCCATCGGCCGTGGACCATGGGAGTCTCACATACGATTTTGTCAAGCTATAATAACATGTGCTAGCGTGGGGACTGTGTGTGGgtgcccaagccctctcgcatatgagaggaggcctgtgcccagcggTGGGatgtatataggctcaaatgattattattatttatagtaaCATGTACCAGGATATGAGAGGTGTAAACAATGTTTAAAATTTACTCCAACTCCAAATATCATTTACTCA
The sequence above is a segment of the Cydia amplana chromosome 2, ilCydAmpl1.1, whole genome shotgun sequence genome. Coding sequences within it:
- the LOC134662180 gene encoding ras-related protein Rab-18A; the protein is MDYVTALKILVIGESGVGKSSIILAFTTGDYNASFPATIGVDYKCKIMEVNGVKVKLGIWDTAGQERYRTLTSSFYREAHGAILVYDVSDPKSLAKLKEWVEELQVYSTKKNIVCLVVGNKIDKARQVTREAGQDFAQKHRMLFIESSAKTQEGINLAFEELVQKIIETPGLWESSPSSNIRVGSDERRQQESSCYDYTCTI